The following coding sequences are from one Megamonas funiformis window:
- a CDS encoding PTS mannose/fructose/sorbose transporter subunit IIC — protein sequence MELSGVQLIAIFIVSAIAGMGSVLDEFQTHRPLIACTLVGAILGDMTTGIIIGGTLEMIALGWMNVGAAMAPDAALASVISTILVIAGHQSIGAGIAIAMPLAAAGQVLTIICRTITVVFQHKADGFAQEGNLRGIDICHLGALLLQALRVAVPSLLVAMYIGTDAVQGLLNAIPPVITGGLQVAGGFIVVVGYAMVINMMNAGYLMPFFFLGFVTAAFTEFNLVAFGVIGLVCAIVYIQLSPKYHQVAAPAAASAGSAKSDVDDDLDDELD from the coding sequence ATGGAACTCAGTGGAGTACAACTTATAGCTATTTTTATTGTTTCAGCAATAGCTGGTATGGGCAGTGTTCTTGATGAATTTCAGACACATCGTCCATTGATAGCATGTACATTAGTTGGTGCAATTTTAGGTGATATGACAACAGGCATTATAATCGGTGGTACTTTGGAAATGATTGCACTTGGTTGGATGAATGTCGGTGCAGCTATGGCACCTGACGCAGCACTTGCTTCTGTTATTTCTACAATTCTTGTAATTGCTGGTCATCAAAGTATTGGTGCAGGTATTGCGATTGCTATGCCACTTGCAGCAGCAGGTCAGGTATTAACTATTATCTGCCGTACAATAACAGTAGTTTTCCAACATAAAGCAGATGGTTTTGCTCAAGAAGGTAATTTAAGAGGTATTGATATCTGCCATTTGGGTGCATTATTACTTCAAGCTTTACGTGTAGCTGTTCCATCTTTACTTGTAGCTATGTACATTGGTACAGATGCTGTTCAAGGTTTATTAAATGCAATTCCTCCAGTAATCACAGGTGGTCTTCAAGTTGCTGGTGGCTTCATCGTTGTAGTTGGTTATGCAATGGTTATTAACATGATGAATGCTGGTTACTTAATGCCATTCTTCTTCCTCGGCTTTGTTACAGCAGCATTTACTGAATTCAATTTAGTTGCATTTGGTGTAATTGGTCTTGTTTGTGCAATTGTTTACATTCAGCTTAGCCCTAAATATCATCAAGTGGCAGCTCCAGCAGCAGCAAGCGCTGGCAGTGCAAAAAGTGATGTAGATGATGATCTTGATGATGAATTAGACTAA
- the dhaL gene encoding dihydroxyacetone kinase subunit DhaL produces the protein MTRIKDAVEHIAKAIIAQKDYLNMLDKAIGDGDHGNNMAIGFEAALEEIDNMNDDGNPAKVFKAIGTAFSENVGGAAGPLYAAAFNRAAKACDENTSFTVDSVIKVLGEAIEAIKKRGRVEPGEKTMLDVLIPVHTAFVKGKEKDLTLFQCLGEASRAAKEGADYTRTISASKGRASYLGIRSIGHQDPGATSSLIMVRELYNFFQR, from the coding sequence ATGACAAGAATTAAAGATGCAGTTGAACATATAGCAAAAGCTATAATAGCCCAAAAAGATTATTTAAATATGTTAGATAAAGCTATTGGTGATGGCGACCATGGCAATAATATGGCTATTGGTTTTGAAGCTGCTTTAGAAGAAATTGACAATATGAATGATGATGGAAATCCAGCAAAAGTTTTCAAAGCTATAGGTACAGCTTTTTCTGAAAATGTAGGCGGTGCAGCTGGTCCATTATATGCAGCAGCTTTCAACCGTGCAGCTAAAGCTTGTGATGAAAATACATCTTTTACAGTTGATTCTGTAATTAAAGTTTTAGGTGAAGCTATCGAAGCTATTAAAAAACGTGGTCGTGTAGAACCAGGTGAAAAAACAATGTTAGATGTTTTAATTCCTGTACATACAGCTTTTGTAAAAGGTAAAGAAAAAGATTTAACATTATTCCAATGTTTAGGTGAAGCATCAAGAGCTGCAAAAGAAGGTGCAGATTATACACGCACTATTTCTGCAAGCAAAGGTCGTGCAAGCTATTTAGGTATCAGAAGTATTGGTCATCAAGACCCAGGTGCTACATCTTCTCTTATTATGGTTAGAGAGTTATATAACTTTTTTCAACGTTAA
- the manZ gene encoding PTS mannose transporter subunit IID codes for MKKLSSNDLFWTFIRSNFLQGSWNMERMQALGFCFGMVPIIKKLYEGEERKQAIKRHLEFYNTQPFVTAPIIGVVAAMEEQKANGKDIQDGVINGIKVGMMGPLAGVGDPIFWGTLRPICAALGASLAMGGSLLGPILFFVLFNVVRLLIRWYGIKYGYTKGTDIIQDVAGNTLQKITEGASILGLFVMGALVNKWTTVNIPVVISEVTMQDGSVVTTTVQSILDQLMPGLIPLLLTFLCMKLMKKKVNAIWIIFGLFAVGIIGYGLGILK; via the coding sequence ATGAAAAAATTAAGTTCAAATGATTTATTCTGGACCTTTATTCGTTCAAATTTCCTTCAAGGTTCATGGAATATGGAACGTATGCAGGCACTTGGTTTCTGCTTTGGTATGGTTCCTATTATTAAAAAATTATATGAAGGCGAAGAAAGAAAACAAGCTATTAAAAGACATCTAGAATTTTATAATACACAGCCATTCGTTACAGCTCCAATCATTGGTGTAGTAGCAGCTATGGAAGAACAAAAAGCTAATGGTAAAGACATTCAAGATGGTGTTATTAACGGTATTAAAGTTGGTATGATGGGACCTCTTGCAGGTGTTGGTGACCCAATCTTCTGGGGTACTCTTCGTCCTATCTGCGCAGCTCTTGGTGCTTCTTTAGCTATGGGCGGTAGCTTGCTTGGTCCTATTTTATTCTTTGTATTATTCAATGTAGTACGTTTACTTATTCGTTGGTATGGTATTAAATATGGCTACACTAAAGGTACTGATATTATTCAGGACGTAGCTGGTAATACTCTTCAAAAAATTACAGAAGGTGCTTCTATCTTAGGGTTATTCGTCATGGGGGCACTGGTAAATAAATGGACAACCGTTAATATTCCAGTAGTTATTTCTGAAGTAACTATGCAAGATGGTAGTGTAGTTACAACTACTGTTCAATCTATCTTAGACCAATTAATGCCAGGTCTCATACCACTTTTACTTACATTCTTATGCATGAAACTCATGAAGAAAAAAGTCAATGCAATTTGGATTATCTTTGGCTTATTCGCTGTAGGTATTATTGGTTACGGTCTAGGTATTCTTAAATAA
- a CDS encoding menaquinone biosynthesis protein has translation MLKPNVGHINYLNCLPLTYTFTKNPSDKFNLFKDVPANLNQAITQDKLDISPVSSIIYARNFDKLMILPDISIMADGPVQSIILVSKKPIHEITTDKILLTSQSATSHCLLKIIMNKRYHATPDYSIAKVSPQNPFSDENATASLFIGDDALFLKYHQDKNLYYYDIGQQWKEFTNLCMVYAVWVVRKDFAQENPQKTSIIQQYIKNGFANGFANLHQAIKEIATDKPFSFTQLDEYLHIIQWKLQEEQLKALSLFYQYAFELNLIDALPQLNIFNPNTKN, from the coding sequence ATGTTAAAGCCAAATGTTGGTCATATAAATTATTTAAATTGTCTTCCTTTAACTTATACATTCACTAAAAATCCTAGTGATAAATTCAATTTATTTAAAGATGTTCCTGCTAATTTAAATCAAGCAATCACGCAAGATAAATTGGATATCAGTCCTGTTTCATCTATCATTTATGCTCGCAATTTTGATAAATTAATGATTTTACCCGATATCAGCATTATGGCTGACGGCCCTGTACAAAGCATAATTTTAGTCAGCAAAAAACCTATTCATGAAATTACCACAGATAAGATTTTACTCACATCTCAATCGGCTACTTCACATTGTCTTTTGAAAATAATCATGAATAAACGTTATCATGCTACACCAGATTATTCTATTGCTAAAGTTTCACCTCAAAATCCTTTTTCTGATGAAAACGCTACCGCTTCTCTATTCATTGGTGATGATGCTCTCTTTTTAAAATATCATCAAGATAAGAATTTATATTATTATGATATCGGTCAGCAATGGAAAGAATTCACTAATCTTTGCATGGTATATGCAGTATGGGTAGTACGCAAGGATTTTGCACAAGAAAATCCTCAAAAAACCTCTATTATTCAGCAATATATAAAAAATGGTTTTGCTAATGGTTTTGCCAACCTTCATCAGGCTATAAAAGAAATCGCTACAGATAAACCATTTTCTTTCACGCAATTAGATGAATATCTTCATATAATTCAATGGAAATTACAAGAAGAACAACTCAAAGCTTTATCTTTATTTTATCAATATGCTTTTGAATTAAATCTAATTGATGCACTTCCACAATTAAATATATTTAATCCAAATACTAAAAATTAA